The sequence below is a genomic window from Deltaproteobacteria bacterium.
CAGGATCCGCATGGGCATCCCATTCGGCCTACTCTCATAATTCGTCGCACCGATGTTGCCGAAAATTTCAGGGGGGCGGATGTAGCTGCCAGTTTTCGTGATGTCCTTGTCGCCTGTACCGTCCCACTTGCGAGATCCCTGGACATCATCTACGACAACAGTCGTGACAGAGTCCGATATGGCAGTTTCTTTTGGGTCTACCCTTGGATGCTTGATCGAAGCTACGAACGGATCATTGCGCATACGCCAGCAATACTGGCCCTGCACGATGTGAATCATTTGAGAGGACAGTCGTCCCCGGAACTGGCGCCAACGACGTTGCGACGGCGAGACCTTGATGAGCCGCTGTTACAGGAACTTCTCCGCCGCTGGACAGCACGTTATGAAACCATTTCACCGAAATGGGCGGATGTCGCGCTTTTTCGATCTCTGAATATGGCGAACCAAGCCTGTCTTCTTCCGGCGGGCGCCGATGCTGTTATGCACGACTACGGGAGAATAATCGCCTTGTGGACAGCCGCCTGTGAGATTCTTGCTCATCCCGGAGGCGACGGACAAGCTAACCTAAGGAAGGTGTTTGAACTGCTGCGGAGAATACCCTGGGTGGACCAAAAATGCGGGCATCGGCGATATCTGATCCGACACAAGAAACGGACAGATCGAGAGAATCTGGCTGGTTGGCTTTATTGGCGCATCTACTGCTGCCGCAATGATTTTCTTCACGGCAACCCGGTTGCGATTGAGAATTTACTCACTCCCAACTCCCGCCGTGCACTCGACCATCACGCGGCTACTCTATATCGGTTGGCGCTGTCCTCCTTTCTGCGCTTGGCATGGAGTGAACCCTTGCCGGCAAGTGACGACGCCGACATTGTTGCGGAATATGTCGCAAGAAAAATGCAGTTCCAAGAACCACAAGTGGGATGTGAGGAGGCCTTGAGATTGTGTCGAGTGTCGGTTGCTCAACAACGCCGAGCTCGAAGGAAAGCGATTGAGAGGAGGCGGAGGATGGCCTTCTCAATGAACCTAGGACAGAATCGGACGGGACACGCACGACCGTGATAGGTCGGAGCCTGTCCAGGTAATCGCGTCGCGTAGCCCCGCGGGCGACCGCCGGTCGCCCCTACAGGCACATCTCCATGCCTCGCGGTATTTCCGATTGCACGGACAGTCGTTGGCTCGTCACAACAGTGGAGTCTCTACGAGGACATGCGGAACAATAGAAACACGACAATCGCAAGCACCAAACCGATCACCGTGGCCGCGCTCAGGTGGCGTTCGATGAGTGTGCGGACCGGGGGACCGAAGTACCAGAGGAGCGTGGCCTCGACGTAGAAGCGGAAGCCGCGGGATAGCAACGAGGCCAGGACGAAAACGCCCAGGTCAAGGCGGGCGGCACCGCACGCGACGGCCACCAGCTTGTAGGGGAGCGGGGTCAGGGCGCCGGCGACGACGATCCATGCGCCCCATTCGCGCCGGTACGTCTCGAATGCCTCAAGCTTTCCCGCATACCCCCACAGAGCAAGCAGAGGCTCACCCACGGCCTCGAAAAGGAAATAGCCGATGGCGTATCCGGCGAGGCCGCCGGCCGTCGACGACAGGGTGGAGATGCCGGCGAAGGTCCAGGCCCTGGCGCGCCGGGCCAGCACCATGGGGATGAGAAGGAGATCCGGCGGAACCGGGAGAAAGAGACTCTGGAGAAAGCACACGCCGGCCAGCGCCCAGACGGCGCGCCGCGTTGCTGCGCTACGGATGGTCCAGTCGTAGAGTCGGTTGAGCGTGCGGGAGTCCGTCCCCGCGGTCGAGTGGGTCATGTGCCGCGTCGCGGGTCATGCCTCCTTCACAGGACCTTGTACCCCTTCCCCAGCACCACCCGCAGCAGGCCGTCGATGTGGGTCACCTCGGGATCGAACTCGATGACGGCGACCTGCCGCTCTACCGAGAAATCCACCTCCGCGACGCCGGGGGTGCTCCCGAAGGCTTCGGAGAGATCGGCTACGGCGGTTTCCGTCAGATCGCCGATGGAGATGATGGCGGTCTTGGTGTTCATGGCGTGTCGGGTTTCGCATCGGAGCCGGAGGGCTGATTCCGCCCCAGCACGCGCTTGATCTCCAGGCCGGCGCGTTCGGCGTCCGCCTCCGGTATGTACATCTCGAAGGCGGCAAAGAGCTGGCGCTCCTCGCTGCGGATGTGCTGCTCCAGCAGGTCGCCGAAGTCGAAGAGAAACTTCCGCATCTCCTTCGCGTCGCTCAACCGGGCAACCATCTCGCGGAACTTCCGGTGATCGCCTTGGAGCCGGGCCACCAACCCCCGGGATTCTTCATGGGCGGCCATCAGCGGAAACAGCACCGTCTCTTCGGCCTCGAAATGAGGTTGCAGGTTCTCGCTGAAGAAGCGCGATGCCTGTGCGGCGCATGCCTCCATGGCCGCGGGGTCGCCCGGGTTGAGCTGGCCGAGGGCGTGCTTGCGGCAACGCAGCGCCAGCGCCAGGCCGTGATGATGGTCGTGGGAAAGCGGTATCAGTGCGGGGTGTCGTTTGGCCATGGATTGCCACGCAAATTGACGATGCCGGGTCTATGGGCTACCCTTCGTGCCACAAAGATCCTGGAGGTTGATATATGGCGGACGACATGATCGTCAAACGCGAAGTGGTGATGGAGGCCGACGCCGAGATGCTGGGGCGGCAGCAGAAGCGTGGCGAGGCGCGCGGTTTCACGGTGATGTGCGACGAGGGCGGGCACATCGGTGGCGACAACACGGCGCCGCCGCCCATGGCGTATTTCGCGCTGTCCGTCGGATTCTGACTGCTCACCCAGCTTTCCCGGTACGGGGAAATGATGAAGGTGAAGATCGACAAGGCGCGCGTGCACGTGACCGCGCGCTTCAGGAACGAGGGCTCGGTGTTGCGGGAGACGGTGCAGGCCGAGGGCGTCGGCGTCGAGACGAAGCTCGACGTGGAGTCCGACGAGCCTCCGGAACGCGTCGCCGCGGTGATCCGCAACTCGGAGCAAGGCTGCTACATCATGCAGACGGTCAAGAATCCGACGCCGGTGGAAACACGGGTGACGCTCAACGGAGCGGATTTCGACACGAGCAGGAAGTAGTCGGGCAAGACCGGGGCCGAGGCAGGATCGGTTCCGCGGACGGGGAAAGGCCATGGAGGGTTCCGAGGAAGTGATGGAAGCGCTGGTCTTCGACGTCGATCAGTCGGAGTTCGAGGCGCGCGTGCTGGAGCGCTCCCGGGAGACGCCGGTGGCGGTGGACTT
It includes:
- a CDS encoding DedA family protein; translated protein: MTHSTAGTDSRTLNRLYDWTIRSAATRRAVWALAGVCFLQSLFLPVPPDLLLIPMVLARRARAWTFAGISTLSSTAGGLAGYAIGYFLFEAVGEPLLALWGYAGKLEAFETYRREWGAWIVVAGALTPLPYKLVAVACGAARLDLGVFVLASLLSRGFRFYVEATLLWYFGPPVRTLIERHLSAATVIGLVLAIVVFLLFRMSS
- a CDS encoding hemerythrin domain-containing protein, with amino-acid sequence MAKRHPALIPLSHDHHHGLALALRCRKHALGQLNPGDPAAMEACAAQASRFFSENLQPHFEAEETVLFPLMAAHEESRGLVARLQGDHRKFREMVARLSDAKEMRKFLFDFGDLLEQHIRSEERQLFAAFEMYIPEADAERAGLEIKRVLGRNQPSGSDAKPDTP
- a CDS encoding OsmC family protein is translated as MADDMIVKREVVMEADAEMLGRQQKRGEARGFTVMCDEGGHIGGDNTAPPPMAYFALSVGFULLTQLSRYGEMMKVKIDKARVHVTARFRNEGSVLRETVQAEGVGVETKLDVESDEPPERVAAVIRNSEQGCYIMQTVKNPTPVETRVTLNGADFDTSRK